One candidate division KSB1 bacterium genomic window, CTTTAATTTATTTTTCGCCATTCTTTAATACGGATTCTCTTCTTGCTTTAAAATCCCGTGAATTCGATTTAAATCATCATCGGAATAATACTGAATTTCAATTTTTCCTCCCTCCGATTTTGGCGATATAAGGACTTGAGTACCTAATATCTCCCGCAACTGGTCTTCCATGTCGATAATAAAAACCGACTTTTTAGGTACTGGCTTAGCCTGGATCTCTTTGCCGCCATTACTAAATGTTTTAACCAACTCTTCTACTTTTCTGACCGAATAATTATTTTTTATGGTTTTCTTCCACAAAGAAATTTGGTCGCTGCGATCTTGAATAGCCAAAAGGGCTCGGGCATGTCCCATGGAAATTTTGTTTTCCAATAAACTCTGTTGAATATCTTGTGGAAGCTTCAACAATCGTAAGAAATTTGTAACTGATGATCGATCTTTACCGATTTTCTGTGCCACTTGCTCTTGAGTTAGATTGCAATCAGCTATGAGCCTATCAAAAGCTTTCGCAATATCGATTGGATTTAGATTTTCTCGTTGTATATTTTCTATCAATGCCAGTTGCAGCATTTCTTCATCAGACTCGATGTCTAACAAATATGCCGGAATCGTATCGTATCCAAGTTGTTTGACAGCACGAAAACGTCGTTCACCGGAAATGAGTTGAAAACCACCTTCAAAAGAACGAACGGTAATGGGCTGAATGATACCGTTTTCCTTAATTGAATCTTTTAATTCATTTAAAGTAACACTATCGAAATTATCCCTGGGTTGAAATGGATTGGCTGAAATTCCCGACACTTCGATTTCAGCAAATTTAGCGGATTCATATTGTGCAGTTTCAGATAAATCCGGAATTAATGCGGATAAACCACGTCCCAATCTATGCTTATTTGCCATTCACCAAAACCTCCTCCGCAAGTTTTATATAATTCTCAGAACCACTCGATACAGCATCATAGAGAATAATCGGTTTACCATAACTCGGCGCTTCACTTAGTCTCACATTTCGATAAACAATTGTTTTATAGACTTTATCACTAAAATATTTCCGAACTTCTTCCGCAACCTGTTTGGATAGATTCAGTCGGCTATCATACATTGTTAATACTACACCTTCAATTTCCAAACTAGGATTTAAATGCTTCTGAACCAATCGAATTGTGTTTAGCAATTGGCTCAATCCTTCCAAAGCATAATATTCACATTGAATTGGAATCAATACCGAATTGGCTGCCGTCAGGCTGTTGATAGTTAAGAGGCCAAGCGACGGCGGGCAATCGATGAAAACATACTCATACTCTTTTTTGATTTTTGCAGTACGATCCCGCATTATCTTTTCTCTGGCAATAGCGCTAACGAGCTCAACCTCAGCGCCAACGAGCCGGATA contains:
- a CDS encoding ParB/RepB/Spo0J family partition protein; protein product: MANKHRLGRGLSALIPDLSETAQYESAKFAEIEVSGISANPFQPRDNFDSVTLNELKDSIKENGIIQPITVRSFEGGFQLISGERRFRAVKQLGYDTIPAYLLDIESDEEMLQLALIENIQRENLNPIDIAKAFDRLIADCNLTQEQVAQKIGKDRSSVTNFLRLLKLPQDIQQSLLENKISMGHARALLAIQDRSDQISLWKKTIKNNYSVRKVEELVKTFSNGGKEIQAKPVPKKSVFIIDMEDQLREILGTQVLISPKSEGGKIEIQYYSDDDLNRIHGILKQEENPY
- a CDS encoding ParA family protein — protein: MGKIIAIANQKGGVGKTTTAINLASCIAVAEIETLLIDIDPQANATSGLGINSNEIDHTIYDVLIDEMDINEAIIDSQIEYLDILPSSIRLVGAEVELVSAIAREKIMRDRTAKIKKEYEYVFIDCPPSLGLLTINSLTAANSVLIPIQCEYYALEGLSQLLNTIRLVQKHLNPSLEIEGVVLTMYDSRLNLSKQVAEEVRKYFSDKVYKTIVYRNVRLSEAPSYGKPIILYDAVSSGSENYIKLAEEVLVNGK